The Gemella massiliensis DNA segment AGAACATATTGATACTATTAAAAAACATGGATTAAAAGTAATAATTGATGATAAAGAATTAGGTAACTGTGATATACCGATTTATAAACCGGAAGAAGCGAAGGGGAAATATGACGTTGTATTTGTTGCTACAAAATCTATGCAGTTGAAAAGTATGTTAAATAAGGTTAAACATTTAATACATGAAGATACAAAAATAATTTGTATATTAAATGGATTAGGGCATGTAGATACTTTAAAAGAATTTGTAAAAGAAGAAAATATTCTTATCGGTGTTACCGTCTGGACAAGCGGGTTAGGAGGACCGGGTATATTAAAAGCGTATGGAACCGGAAAAACAGAAATTAAGCAAGTGAAAGAAGATAATTTAGATAAGACGTTGAAACTAATTGAAAAATTAAATGAATCCGGATTGAATATGAATTATTCAGCAGATACATATCAATCTATTTGGCATAAAGCAGGGTTGAATTGTGTTTTGAATACATATTGTACTTTAATAGATTGCAATATTAATGAATATGGAAGTTACGAAAAGCATTTAGATTTAACGAGAGCGGTATTAAATGAGGTAACTGCAGTTGGGCGTGCAGAAGGAATAAATGTAAATCAAGAAGTTATTGAGAAAAATATAGAGAATTGTTTTGATCCTCGAACAGCAGGGCTTCATTATCCATCATTATATCAAGATATGAAGAATGGGAGATTAACTGAAATTGATTATTTAAATGGTGCAATTTCTAAACTTGGTAAAAAACATAATATTCCTACACCGGTATGTGATGTTATAACACTTATGATTCATTCAAAAGAGCATATCGGAGGAAATAAATAAGATTTCTATAAATATTAGTATAAATAAGAAAATTTTATTTTATTAATCTATAAAATTTTGAATATAAAATAATTATATAAAATTGTTTTAACAAAGGGGTTAGCTAAGGTCACTGAAATAGAAATTGTCAATGTTTTACTTGTATTTTTTTTACAAAAAAGGTATAATAACTCTTATGTTTCAATTTGTCTATTTTTGATAGGAGGAAAAGAATATGTCAATAGAAATTAATAATGAATTGGGAGCTGTATCGATTAGCGATGATGTTGTTTCATCAGTAGCAGGTGGGACAGCTGTGAGTTGTTACGGTATTATTGGTATGGCTAGTAAAAACCAAGTAAAAGATGGAATTATTGAAATTTTAGGAAAAGAAAACTATTCAAAAGGAATAGTGGTAAAAAGAGAAGATGAAAAATTAGTAATCGACTTATATATTATTGTAATGTATGGAACAAAAATTTCAGAAATAGCAAGTAATGTTCAATCATCAGTAAAATACCAAATAGAAAAAACACTAGGTGTCAAAGTAGATTCAGTAAATATCTATATTCAAGGCATTAAGGTTAATAAATAGGAGGATTAACAGTGGAAAAAATCAATGGTCTTATTTTTGCTAAAATGATTGATTTGGGTTCAAGAAATTTGGCAAAAAATGCGGAAAGAATTAATTCATTAAATGTATTTCCGGTACCGGATGGAGATACAGGAACCAATATGAATCTTTCTATGTCATCGGGAGCAAAAGAAACGGCTTCTAATGTTGTGGAAAATATTGGAGAACTTGGAAAATCTTTTTCAAAGGGCTTACTAATGGGGGCTCGTGGTAATTCCGGTGTTATTCTTTCTCAATTATTTAGAGGTATGTCACAATATATTGCAGATAAGGCTGAGATTGATGCTAAAGAATTTGCTAATGCCATTCAAAATGGAGTAAGTATTGCATATAAAGCAATTATTAAACCGGTGGAAGGTACTATTTTAACAGTTGCACGTGAGGCGGCTGCGGTAGGAATGAAGACTGCAGAATCA contains these protein-coding regions:
- a CDS encoding ketopantoate reductase family protein; this encodes MKILFAGAGALGTRFGYMLFKNGEDVTFIDSWQEHIDTIKKHGLKVIIDDKELGNCDIPIYKPEEAKGKYDVVFVATKSMQLKSMLNKVKHLIHEDTKIICILNGLGHVDTLKEFVKEENILIGVTVWTSGLGGPGILKAYGTGKTEIKQVKEDNLDKTLKLIEKLNESGLNMNYSADTYQSIWHKAGLNCVLNTYCTLIDCNINEYGSYEKHLDLTRAVLNEVTAVGRAEGINVNQEVIEKNIENCFDPRTAGLHYPSLYQDMKNGRLTEIDYLNGAISKLGKKHNIPTPVCDVITLMIHSKEHIGGNK
- a CDS encoding Asp23/Gls24 family envelope stress response protein: MSIEINNELGAVSISDDVVSSVAGGTAVSCYGIIGMASKNQVKDGIIEILGKENYSKGIVVKREDEKLVIDLYIIVMYGTKISEIASNVQSSVKYQIEKTLGVKVDSVNIYIQGIKVNK